One segment of Streptomyces sp. NBC_00576 DNA contains the following:
- a CDS encoding NAD(P)/FAD-dependent oxidoreductase — MTNSAERSVGHLVHRLRSGVGWSRPHRGAVAHPTSSGPPSASLVVVGAGPAGLAAALTAADRGVRVVLLDAGAQAGGQFYRQPAAALKARRPQALHHAWGTWKKLRDRLAAHVDAGRITHLTDRHVWFVEREFEEGRFGVHALLGPRQAESQTVTADAVLLATGGYEKVLPFPGWTLPGVVTAGGAQAMLKGGLVLPGRTAVVAGTGPLLMPVAAGLAAAGAEVAAYVESTHPADFVRHTATLAGNPAKVAEAARYAAQLLWHKVPVTVRHTVVAAHGTDRVEAVTVAALDTHGRVRPGTGRRIACDTLAVGHGMLAHTDLAETLGCAIDATGDAFVVTDAEQRTDVDGVWAAGEATGIGGAVLALAEGEIAGHSIAARMTGVELRPADWATAARTRTRLRKFFAALDDAYVPPAHWAEQVADDTVVCRCEEVTAAEVREAVEELGATDLRTVKLLTRAGMGWCQGRVCAPGVAGIAGCPAGPAKRPFARPVPLSVLAQEPERP; from the coding sequence ATGACGAACTCGGCTGAGCGCTCGGTGGGACATCTGGTGCATCGGCTGCGGTCCGGTGTGGGCTGGTCGCGCCCCCATCGGGGCGCCGTCGCGCACCCGACTTCATCAGGACCGCCCAGCGCCTCGCTCGTGGTCGTCGGCGCCGGTCCCGCAGGCCTCGCCGCCGCGCTGACGGCGGCCGACCGGGGCGTACGGGTCGTGCTGCTCGACGCGGGCGCGCAGGCGGGCGGGCAGTTCTACCGGCAGCCCGCGGCGGCGCTGAAGGCGCGCAGACCGCAGGCCTTGCACCACGCCTGGGGCACCTGGAAGAAGCTGCGCGACCGGCTGGCGGCGCATGTCGATGCGGGCCGGATCACCCACCTGACGGATCGTCATGTCTGGTTCGTGGAGAGGGAGTTCGAAGAGGGCCGCTTCGGTGTGCATGCCCTCCTCGGCCCCCGGCAGGCCGAGTCGCAGACCGTCACCGCCGACGCCGTCCTCCTCGCCACCGGCGGCTACGAGAAGGTGCTGCCCTTCCCCGGCTGGACCCTCCCCGGTGTGGTCACCGCGGGTGGCGCACAGGCGATGCTCAAGGGCGGCCTCGTCCTGCCGGGCCGTACAGCGGTCGTCGCCGGAACCGGGCCGCTCCTGATGCCGGTCGCGGCCGGCCTCGCCGCGGCGGGCGCCGAAGTCGCCGCGTACGTCGAGTCCACGCACCCCGCCGACTTCGTACGGCACACCGCGACACTCGCCGGCAACCCCGCGAAGGTCGCCGAGGCCGCCCGGTACGCGGCCCAACTGCTGTGGCACAAGGTGCCGGTGACGGTACGTCACACCGTCGTCGCAGCGCACGGCACCGACCGCGTCGAAGCCGTCACCGTCGCCGCCCTGGACACGCACGGCCGGGTACGGCCGGGCACCGGGCGGCGGATCGCGTGCGACACCCTCGCCGTCGGACACGGCATGCTCGCGCACACCGACCTCGCCGAGACCCTGGGGTGCGCGATCGACGCCACCGGTGACGCTTTTGTCGTCACCGACGCCGAACAGCGCACCGACGTCGACGGTGTCTGGGCGGCGGGCGAAGCCACCGGCATCGGGGGAGCGGTGCTCGCGCTGGCCGAGGGTGAGATCGCCGGACACTCGATCGCCGCGCGCATGACGGGAGTTGAGCTTCGCCCCGCCGACTGGGCGACGGCCGCCCGGACCCGTACCCGGCTGCGGAAGTTCTTCGCCGCCCTCGACGATGCCTACGTCCCACCCGCGCACTGGGCGGAACAGGTCGCCGACGACACCGTCGTCTGCCGCTGCGAGGAGGTGACGGCGGCCGAAGTCCGGGAAGCCGTCGAGGAGTTGGGCGCGACTGATTTGCGTACCGTCAAGCTGCTCACCCGTGCCGGTATGGGTTGGTGCCAGGGTCGGGTTTGCGCACCGGGAGTCGCCGGGATTGCGGGCTGCCCGGCGGGCCCGGCGAAGCGGCCGTTCGCCCGACCGGTACCACTCAGTGTGCTGGCGCAGGAACCCGAGCGCCCATGA
- a CDS encoding SDR family oxidoreductase yields MHIANSVALVTGASRGLGRHFVTQLLERGATKVYATARNPESVDLPGAEVLRLDITDPASVAAVAEVASDVTLLVNNAGIITVNGLVSGDLDQIELEMDTAYYGPLRMIRAFAPILKAGGGGAIVNVLSVASWVPSEHWGAYSAAKAAAWSLTNSVRLELSSQNTLVTGLYLGPTDTDMAKGQPFEKNDPADVVRAALDGVEAKQSEVIADALSARAKVNLALDPAVVYTPAATAA; encoded by the coding sequence ATGCACATCGCCAACTCTGTCGCTCTCGTCACCGGTGCGAGCCGCGGCCTCGGCCGCCACTTCGTCACCCAACTGCTGGAGCGGGGAGCGACGAAGGTGTATGCCACCGCGCGCAACCCCGAGAGTGTTGATCTGCCCGGGGCGGAGGTGCTTCGGCTCGACATCACTGACCCGGCCTCCGTCGCCGCCGTGGCGGAAGTCGCCTCGGACGTGACGCTGTTGGTCAACAACGCCGGGATCATCACTGTCAATGGCCTGGTCAGCGGCGATCTGGACCAGATCGAACTGGAGATGGACACCGCCTACTACGGCCCGCTGCGCATGATCCGGGCCTTCGCCCCGATTCTGAAGGCGGGTGGCGGCGGGGCGATCGTCAACGTTCTGTCGGTCGCGTCCTGGGTTCCTTCCGAGCACTGGGGTGCCTACAGTGCGGCCAAGGCCGCCGCGTGGAGCCTGACCAACAGCGTCCGCCTCGAACTCTCCTCACAGAACACCCTGGTAACCGGCCTGTATCTGGGACCCACCGACACCGACATGGCTAAAGGTCAGCCGTTCGAGAAGAACGATCCGGCCGACGTTGTCAGGGCCGCACTCGACGGGGTCGAGGCCAAGCAGTCCGAGGTCATCGCCGACGCGCTGTCCGCGCGGGCCAAGGTCAACCTGGCTCTGGACCCCGCCGTGGTCTATACACCGGCCGCGACCGCCGCCTGA
- a CDS encoding IclR family transcriptional regulator — protein sequence MSDGRRQGRDNSVHSVDRAISILQVLAQRGVVGVTEIANEISVHKSTVSRLIATLEARGMVEQASTRGGYRLAYGVQRLADGVGKQHDLTVISRTVCNRLAEELKETVIVAVHEGRTVVSIDQVNGSDSLSIVNRVGQSHPLHPTSAGKVFLAYMPRTELQTYLDAELERLTPHTIVDPSVLATELETVRKLGYARVDEEQEIGLAAVAAPIRAHDGQVAATLVVSGPAFRINEDTIPEIVERLLSAAAEISERNGYRKAG from the coding sequence GTGAGCGACGGGCGCAGGCAAGGACGAGATAATTCGGTCCATTCGGTAGACAGGGCGATCTCGATCCTGCAGGTACTTGCTCAGCGTGGTGTCGTCGGCGTCACAGAGATCGCCAATGAGATCTCCGTGCACAAGTCAACGGTGTCTCGGCTGATTGCGACTCTGGAAGCCAGAGGGATGGTGGAGCAAGCCTCCACGCGAGGTGGATACCGGCTGGCCTACGGCGTCCAGCGTCTGGCCGATGGCGTAGGCAAGCAGCACGATCTGACCGTGATCAGTCGCACCGTGTGCAACCGCCTCGCGGAGGAGCTGAAAGAGACCGTCATCGTCGCGGTGCACGAAGGCCGCACAGTTGTCTCCATCGACCAGGTGAACGGCTCGGACTCGCTCAGCATCGTGAACCGGGTCGGGCAGAGCCATCCGCTGCACCCGACTTCCGCCGGCAAGGTCTTTCTCGCGTACATGCCCCGCACCGAACTGCAGACCTACCTCGACGCGGAACTGGAACGCCTCACCCCGCACACGATTGTCGATCCGAGCGTCTTGGCGACCGAACTGGAGACCGTGCGCAAACTCGGTTATGCCCGAGTCGACGAGGAACAGGAGATCGGGCTCGCGGCCGTCGCGGCGCCGATTCGAGCGCACGACGGTCAGGTTGCCGCCACCCTGGTGGTCTCCGGTCCCGCGTTCCGCATCAACGAGGACACGATTCCGGAAATAGTCGAACGCCTGCTGTCGGCTGCTGCGGAGATCTCTGAGCGAAACGGGTATCGGAAAGCCGGCTGA
- a CDS encoding aldo/keto reductase: MRYRTLGSSDLQVSEISLGSWLTYAGGIEADATRACTEAAFDAGINFFDTANVYGQGAAETAWGEILSPRSPFAGSSSARSS, encoded by the coding sequence ATGCGGTACCGCACACTCGGCAGCTCGGACCTTCAGGTCTCGGAGATCTCCCTCGGCTCGTGGCTTACCTACGCCGGCGGCATCGAGGCCGACGCGACCCGTGCCTGCACCGAAGCGGCCTTCGACGCCGGAATCAACTTCTTCGACACCGCCAATGTCTACGGACAGGGGGCCGCCGAGACGGCCTGGGGTGAGATCCTGTCGCCCAGATCGCCCTTCGCTGGCTCGTCCAGCGCGAGATCGTCGTGA
- a CDS encoding helix-turn-helix transcriptional regulator, producing the protein MDNRVEVSAFLKSRRAKITPEQAGMPVYGQRRVPGLRRGEVAMLAGMSVEYYTRLERGNLTGVSDSVLDALARALRLDEIERDHLYALARAANTSGARVRRRPKKATVRPSVLRVVEGLHDQPAYVRNNRMDILAANPLARALLSDVFEGEPVNTCRFVFLDPRATRLYPDWERVARDGVGVLRVEVAKNPYDRELSNLIGELSTRSDAFRTMWGAHDVHVFTEGTKRFHHPAVGEMELVHESLALPGDEGLSITVYSADPHTPAADALKLLASWAASQNRDAAASEADTEH; encoded by the coding sequence ATGGACAACCGGGTCGAAGTCAGCGCATTCCTCAAGTCCCGCCGCGCCAAGATCACGCCGGAGCAGGCGGGCATGCCGGTGTACGGGCAGCGGCGGGTGCCCGGGCTGCGCCGCGGTGAGGTGGCGATGCTGGCCGGGATGAGCGTCGAGTACTACACGCGTCTGGAGCGCGGCAACCTCACCGGGGTCTCCGACAGCGTCCTGGACGCCCTCGCCCGGGCCCTGCGGCTGGACGAGATCGAGCGGGATCACCTCTATGCCCTGGCCCGGGCGGCCAACACCAGTGGGGCCCGGGTCCGGCGCCGCCCGAAGAAGGCGACCGTGCGGCCCAGTGTGCTGCGCGTCGTCGAGGGCCTGCACGACCAGCCGGCGTACGTGCGCAACAACCGCATGGACATTCTGGCGGCCAATCCGCTCGCCCGCGCCTTGCTCAGTGACGTGTTCGAGGGGGAGCCGGTCAACACCTGCCGGTTCGTCTTCCTCGACCCCCGCGCCACTCGGCTCTACCCCGACTGGGAACGCGTGGCCCGCGACGGAGTCGGGGTGCTGCGTGTCGAGGTCGCCAAGAACCCCTACGACCGGGAGCTGTCGAACCTGATCGGTGAGCTGTCCACCCGCAGCGACGCGTTCCGCACCATGTGGGGCGCGCACGACGTGCACGTCTTCACCGAGGGAACCAAGCGGTTCCACCATCCGGCGGTGGGCGAGATGGAGCTGGTGCACGAGTCGCTGGCCCTGCCCGGCGACGAGGGGCTGTCCATCACCGTGTACAGCGCCGATCCCCACACCCCGGCCGCGGACGCCCTGAAGCTGCTGGCCAGCTGGGCAGCGAGCCAGAACCGGGACGCGGCCGCCTCCGAGGCCGACACCGAGCACTGA
- a CDS encoding aldo/keto reductase, with protein sequence MEYRKLGNTGTAVSRIALGAMYFGVQTPEDEAFALLDAFVEAGGNLVDTSNVYGGGSSEEIIGRWFADRPSDVTDRVVLATKGRYGTGTDVNSLGSTRRQLRRSLDASLCRLGRDHVDLYQIHAWDPLTPVEETLSFLDDAVHSGKINYVGLSNFTGWQLQLTLSTAQQMGTHMPVTLQQQYSLLSRESEYEVIPAALHNHVSLLPWSPLAGGFLTGKYQRGTTPAPDTRAGSDDKLYQWVSAEYATSDRNWHTIDAVIRIARETGATPSQVALAWAADQPSVAAPVVGARTLSHLTENLGAAELHLDADTTAILNTVSAPQHGGYPYGGFGTAQRSRDFHGSKAQANLIAGGSDTPLGHA encoded by the coding sequence ATGGAGTACCGCAAGCTCGGCAACACAGGAACCGCCGTCTCCCGCATCGCGCTTGGCGCCATGTACTTCGGCGTCCAGACCCCGGAAGACGAGGCGTTCGCGCTCCTGGACGCGTTCGTGGAGGCCGGCGGCAACCTGGTCGACACCTCCAACGTCTACGGCGGCGGAAGCAGCGAAGAGATCATCGGCCGCTGGTTCGCCGACCGCCCCAGCGATGTGACCGACCGCGTCGTCCTGGCCACCAAGGGCCGCTACGGCACCGGCACCGACGTCAACAGCCTCGGCTCCACACGCCGACAACTGCGCCGATCACTGGACGCCTCCCTGTGCCGCCTTGGACGCGACCACGTCGACCTGTACCAGATCCACGCCTGGGACCCCCTGACGCCGGTCGAGGAGACGCTGTCCTTCCTCGACGACGCCGTCCACTCCGGGAAGATCAACTACGTGGGGCTGTCCAACTTCACCGGCTGGCAGCTCCAGCTCACCCTCTCCACCGCGCAGCAGATGGGCACCCACATGCCCGTGACGCTCCAGCAGCAGTACAGCCTGCTCTCCCGGGAGAGTGAATACGAGGTCATCCCCGCCGCACTGCACAACCACGTCTCCCTGCTGCCCTGGTCCCCGCTCGCCGGCGGCTTCCTCACCGGCAAGTACCAGCGCGGCACCACCCCCGCCCCCGACACCCGCGCCGGCTCCGACGACAAGCTCTACCAGTGGGTCTCCGCCGAGTACGCCACCTCCGACCGCAACTGGCACACCATCGACGCAGTCATCCGCATCGCCCGCGAGACCGGCGCGACGCCCAGCCAGGTCGCCCTGGCCTGGGCAGCCGACCAGCCCTCCGTCGCCGCTCCCGTCGTCGGCGCCCGCACCCTCAGCCACCTCACCGAGAATCTCGGTGCGGCCGAACTGCACCTCGACGCCGACACCACCGCCATCCTCAACACCGTCAGCGCACCGCAGCACGGCGGTTACCCCTACGGCGGCTTCGGCACCGCGCAGCGCTCGCGCGACTTCCACGGCAGCAAAGCCCAGGCGAACCTCATCGCCGGCGGAAGCGACACACCTCTCGGTCACGCATAG
- a CDS encoding (2Fe-2S)-binding protein, giving the protein MKRKTPLELAAAQPGPAHVVTVDGREIAALPGQTVAAVLWSAGITSWRSTRGSGAPRGIFCGIGVCYDCLVTVNDRPNQRACLVPAVSGDAIRTQEGVGHDELG; this is encoded by the coding sequence ATGAAGAGGAAGACCCCCCTGGAGCTGGCCGCGGCACAGCCCGGACCGGCCCACGTGGTCACCGTGGACGGACGCGAGATCGCCGCACTGCCCGGTCAGACCGTCGCCGCCGTGCTCTGGTCGGCGGGCATCACCTCCTGGCGCAGCACCCGGGGCAGCGGTGCGCCGCGCGGGATCTTCTGCGGCATCGGTGTCTGCTACGACTGCCTCGTCACCGTCAACGACCGGCCCAACCAACGGGCTTGCCTGGTACCGGCCGTATCCGGCGACGCGATCCGCACGCAGGAAGGGGTCGGTCATGACGAACTCGGCTGA
- a CDS encoding SMP-30/gluconolactonase/LRE family protein encodes MRIRFAHAAAVPALAAVLVSTPSASAATGGDRTQPVITRVKTATAFDFASGDSPENITVNPDGSLTLSMLGVPANKPPKLVRITASGQRTTLVGGHLGDQITGNTRGNDGTVYYNVDSDDASRNGTWKLPPHGRPQRLAVLPDGLPNGLAIDQAGRTLYAADSLNGTVWAVPVSGGAARIWLTGPELAPDPNASLKLGVNGVRFHQGGVWVSNFNQGTLLRIPVTAHETPGPICTVADNLPDLDDFSFLNNRSDTVFAAQNDPTDRVSVVHPNGTHESALTVDDGLASPTTTAVRGNQLFIANAGFNTPHDAKLQRGTINLDALTTHPRHH; translated from the coding sequence ATGCGCATTCGCTTCGCTCACGCCGCAGCCGTCCCCGCTCTGGCGGCTGTTCTCGTCTCGACCCCGTCGGCGTCCGCCGCCACCGGAGGAGACCGGACGCAGCCGGTCATCACCCGGGTGAAGACCGCGACCGCGTTCGACTTCGCCTCCGGCGACTCACCCGAGAACATCACCGTCAACCCGGACGGCTCCCTGACCCTGTCCATGCTGGGCGTCCCCGCGAACAAGCCGCCCAAGCTCGTGCGCATCACCGCATCCGGGCAGCGCACCACCCTCGTCGGCGGGCACCTGGGCGACCAGATCACCGGCAACACCCGCGGCAACGACGGCACCGTCTACTACAACGTGGACTCCGACGACGCCTCCCGGAACGGGACCTGGAAACTGCCCCCGCACGGCCGTCCCCAGCGCCTGGCCGTCCTCCCCGATGGCCTGCCCAACGGCCTGGCCATCGATCAGGCCGGCCGCACCCTCTACGCCGCCGACAGCCTGAACGGCACGGTCTGGGCCGTGCCCGTCTCCGGCGGGGCGGCGCGGATCTGGCTGACCGGCCCGGAGCTCGCACCCGACCCGAATGCATCACTGAAGCTGGGCGTGAACGGCGTCCGCTTCCACCAGGGCGGTGTATGGGTGAGCAACTTCAACCAGGGCACGCTGCTGCGGATCCCCGTCACCGCCCACGAAACCCCAGGCCCCATCTGCACGGTCGCCGACAACCTCCCCGACCTCGACGACTTCTCCTTCCTCAACAACCGCTCCGACACGGTCTTCGCCGCCCAGAACGACCCGACCGACCGGGTCAGCGTCGTGCACCCGAACGGCACCCACGAGAGCGCCCTGACCGTCGACGACGGCCTCGCCTCACCCACCACCACCGCCGTACGCGGCAATCAACTGTTCATCGCCAATGCCGGATTCAACACCCCCCACGACGCGAAACTGCAGCGCGGAACCATCAACCTCGACGCCCTCACCACGCACCCCCGGCACCACTGA
- a CDS encoding DJ-1/PfpI family protein, translated as MNTPTSSKPKALIVVPSAAVLPLTEPAGHPGVSTGFYLVELAQILKEFGDEYEFTFVTPGGLVPQLEINGLALSMHAADKFSSATVSATAAQAFRFDVDTFRAKRPGLVARRDSELALARRYLGRLPVSESLPGSDKEVVVLRDDLIKSMQDLPEHTYQSIEQLVLRHRDPEDAFDLSAFDFVHMPGGHAPMVDFVDNPWLGELLHTLRENGVLISLICHAPIAMASAKYRVGADGTVITDLDHAFKGVRVTTVAKSAELFVLSNGYLKIPGKKVRMGYFIDEALRNAGYKVETTTNPTAIKVIWEEGVRLLTSNGPQSIDEHAARLRTLLPRH; from the coding sequence ATGAACACCCCCACCTCGTCCAAGCCCAAGGCACTGATCGTCGTCCCGTCGGCCGCTGTCCTGCCGCTCACCGAACCGGCGGGCCACCCCGGCGTTTCCACCGGGTTCTACCTGGTCGAGCTGGCGCAGATCCTCAAGGAATTCGGCGACGAGTACGAGTTCACCTTCGTCACCCCAGGCGGGCTCGTCCCGCAGCTGGAGATCAACGGCCTGGCCCTGTCGATGCACGCCGCGGACAAGTTCAGTTCCGCGACGGTCTCGGCCACCGCGGCGCAGGCGTTCCGCTTCGATGTCGACACCTTCCGCGCCAAACGGCCCGGACTCGTCGCCCGCCGGGACAGCGAACTCGCCCTCGCCCGCCGCTACCTGGGCCGCCTGCCCGTCTCCGAGTCGCTGCCGGGCAGTGACAAGGAAGTCGTGGTGCTGCGCGACGACCTGATCAAGTCGATGCAGGACCTGCCGGAGCACACCTACCAGTCCATCGAGCAGCTCGTGCTCAGACACCGCGACCCCGAGGACGCCTTCGACCTGAGCGCGTTCGACTTCGTGCACATGCCGGGCGGCCACGCGCCCATGGTCGATTTCGTCGACAACCCCTGGCTCGGCGAACTCCTGCACACCCTGCGGGAGAACGGGGTGCTGATCTCGCTGATCTGCCACGCCCCCATCGCCATGGCCTCGGCCAAGTACCGGGTGGGTGCTGACGGCACCGTCATCACCGACCTCGACCACGCCTTCAAGGGCGTGCGGGTGACCACGGTCGCCAAATCCGCCGAACTCTTCGTCCTCAGCAACGGCTACCTCAAGATCCCCGGCAAGAAGGTACGGATGGGCTACTTCATCGACGAAGCCCTCAGGAACGCCGGCTACAAGGTGGAGACGACCACCAACCCGACCGCCATCAAGGTCATCTGGGAGGAGGGCGTCCGCCTGCTCACCAGCAACGGTCCCCAGTCGATCGACGAGCACGCCGCCCGCCTGCGCACCCTCCTGCCCCGTCACTGA
- a CDS encoding NAD(P)/FAD-dependent oxidoreductase — MSKRLTCDVVVIGAGMVGAACALYLARAGLATLVLDRGPVAGGTTGAGEGNLLVSDKEPGPELDLALLSARLWHDLAAERGLGGAVEFEAKGGIVVASDAEGMAALTGFAAGQRAAGVEAEIVDAAQLRDLEPHLAPDLAGGVRYPQDCQVMPSLAAAQVVRAARRAGAELRTGTAVTDILRAPDGSVCGVRTAGHGDIHAPVVVNAAGTWGGEVAALAGVHLPVLPRRGFVLVTEPLPPGTVRHKVYAADYVADVASGDAGLQSSAVVESTAAGPVLIGASRERVGFDRTFSLPVVRRLAAQATALFPLLGTVHAMRAYLGFRPYLPDHLPAIGADPRAPGLHHACGHEGAGIGLAVGTGHLIAQSLTGGTPDLDLAPFRPDRFKEKTEKTEKTEKEAGER; from the coding sequence GTGAGCAAGCGACTGACCTGCGATGTTGTGGTCATCGGCGCCGGAATGGTGGGCGCCGCCTGTGCCCTGTACCTCGCCCGGGCGGGCCTCGCGACCCTCGTCCTCGACCGGGGCCCGGTGGCCGGCGGTACCACCGGCGCCGGTGAGGGCAACCTGCTCGTCTCCGACAAGGAGCCGGGGCCCGAGCTGGACCTTGCGCTGCTCTCCGCCCGCCTCTGGCACGACCTCGCTGCCGAACGCGGTCTCGGCGGCGCCGTCGAGTTCGAGGCGAAGGGCGGGATCGTCGTCGCCTCCGACGCCGAAGGCATGGCCGCGCTGACCGGCTTCGCCGCTGGACAACGGGCGGCGGGCGTCGAGGCCGAGATCGTCGACGCCGCCCAACTGCGGGACCTGGAACCGCACCTGGCCCCCGACCTCGCGGGCGGCGTCCGGTACCCGCAGGACTGCCAGGTGATGCCCTCCCTCGCCGCAGCCCAGGTCGTCCGAGCGGCCCGGCGGGCCGGAGCCGAGCTCCGCACCGGCACGGCCGTCACGGACATCCTGCGCGCACCGGACGGCTCAGTGTGCGGCGTACGGACGGCGGGGCACGGCGACATCCACGCCCCGGTCGTCGTCAACGCGGCCGGCACCTGGGGCGGCGAGGTCGCCGCGCTGGCCGGGGTGCACCTGCCCGTGCTGCCACGCCGCGGCTTCGTCCTGGTCACCGAACCGCTGCCGCCCGGCACCGTCCGGCACAAGGTGTACGCCGCCGACTACGTCGCCGATGTCGCCAGCGGCGACGCCGGGCTCCAGTCCTCGGCGGTCGTCGAGAGCACGGCCGCGGGGCCGGTACTGATCGGCGCCAGCCGCGAACGGGTCGGCTTCGACCGTACCTTCTCCCTCCCTGTCGTACGCCGACTGGCCGCCCAGGCGACGGCCCTCTTCCCGCTCCTCGGCACGGTCCACGCGATGCGCGCCTACCTGGGCTTCCGCCCCTATCTGCCGGACCACCTGCCGGCCATCGGGGCCGATCCCCGGGCGCCGGGGCTCCACCACGCGTGCGGTCACGAGGGGGCGGGGATCGGACTCGCGGTCGGTACGGGGCACTTGATCGCACAGTCGTTGACGGGCGGGACTCCCGATCTGGACCTCGCGCCCTTCCGTCCGGACCGTTTCAAGGAGAAGACGGAGAAGACGGAGAAGACGGAGAAGGAGGCCGGGGAGCGATGA
- a CDS encoding MerR family transcriptional regulator codes for MRIGEVAEQAGVSVRALRYYEEQGLLGATRTGGGQRQYPEGAVARVRMIQQLYAAGLASRLVREVLPRCMNEGESPVGFSDSLITERARIDRQIGDLTAVRARLDEIIAVATDPSHPHHSHPVRGGAAASTA; via the coding sequence ATGCGGATCGGGGAGGTCGCCGAACAGGCAGGGGTGAGCGTTCGGGCGCTGCGGTACTACGAGGAGCAGGGGCTGCTCGGTGCCACGCGTACCGGCGGGGGGCAGCGGCAGTACCCGGAGGGCGCGGTCGCCCGGGTCAGGATGATCCAGCAGTTGTACGCCGCCGGCCTGGCGAGCAGGCTTGTTCGCGAGGTCCTGCCGCGGTGCATGAACGAGGGTGAATCGCCCGTCGGGTTCAGCGACAGCCTCATCACCGAACGGGCCCGCATCGACCGCCAGATCGGCGACCTGACAGCAGTACGCGCCCGCCTCGACGAGATCATCGCGGTGGCGACAGACCCCAGCCACCCGCACCACAGCCACCCCGTACGCGGCGGTGCTGCCGCCAGTACCGCCTGA
- a CDS encoding MFS transporter — protein MSSPSSTKPDPSATASLTGDGGTAAPAGKVKLPSVVWLLGGIAFIMGTSEFVVSGLLPEISGTLGVSVSSAGTLITAFAVGMMIGAPVMSIATRRLPRRSALVAALLVFAAGHVVSALSSSLGLALVGRVAAALGNGTFWAVGAVVATAAAGPAASTRATGVMVGGITLANIVGVPLGTAAGQLGGWQAPFWMLAAFAVAAAVVVARRLPADTTRADTSLRAETAALKHPRLWLVYLAIALIQAGIMGAYSYVAPLLTERAHLASAVVPLAMLGFGIGALAGTTVGGRLGDRRPYTTLIPATAVTAVVLGAITLWATNSVVAVVLVVLLGGAGFATNPIVVGEVVRIAGAGRSLPMALATSAFQVGIATGSWLGGIALTSSLGLKGPSLTGFAFALAALLPLGLLAASHRKPESAQN, from the coding sequence GTGAGTTCCCCCTCGTCCACGAAGCCGGATCCCTCGGCCACCGCATCCCTGACGGGTGACGGCGGCACGGCAGCGCCTGCCGGGAAGGTCAAGCTGCCGTCGGTGGTGTGGCTGCTGGGTGGCATCGCCTTCATCATGGGCACCAGCGAGTTCGTCGTCTCCGGCCTGCTGCCGGAGATTTCCGGCACCCTCGGTGTCAGCGTCTCCAGCGCCGGGACGCTGATCACCGCCTTCGCCGTCGGCATGATGATCGGCGCGCCCGTGATGTCGATTGCGACCCGGCGTCTGCCGCGTCGCTCGGCCCTGGTCGCCGCGCTGCTGGTCTTCGCCGCGGGTCACGTCGTCAGCGCGCTCAGCTCCAGCCTGGGGCTCGCGCTCGTCGGCCGGGTCGCCGCCGCGCTGGGCAACGGCACCTTCTGGGCCGTGGGCGCGGTGGTGGCGACCGCCGCTGCGGGACCGGCCGCCAGCACCCGTGCCACGGGCGTGATGGTCGGCGGCATCACCCTCGCCAACATCGTCGGCGTCCCGCTCGGTACGGCAGCCGGTCAACTGGGTGGCTGGCAGGCCCCCTTCTGGATGCTCGCCGCTTTCGCCGTGGCCGCCGCCGTGGTGGTGGCCCGCCGGCTGCCGGCCGACACCACACGCGCCGACACATCTCTGCGCGCCGAGACGGCCGCGCTCAAGCATCCGCGCCTGTGGCTGGTGTACCTGGCCATCGCGCTCATCCAGGCCGGCATCATGGGTGCCTACAGCTACGTCGCCCCGCTGCTGACCGAGCGGGCCCACCTCGCGAGTGCCGTGGTGCCGCTGGCGATGCTCGGCTTCGGCATCGGCGCCCTGGCCGGCACCACGGTCGGCGGACGCCTCGGCGATCGCCGGCCCTACACCACGCTCATCCCGGCCACCGCGGTCACGGCCGTGGTCCTGGGCGCCATCACCCTGTGGGCGACCAACAGCGTCGTGGCCGTGGTCCTGGTCGTGCTGCTCGGCGGAGCCGGCTTCGCCACCAACCCCATCGTGGTCGGCGAGGTCGTGCGCATCGCCGGAGCCGGCCGGTCCCTGCCCATGGCCCTGGCGACGTCCGCGTTCCAGGTCGGCATCGCCACAGGCTCCTGGCTCGGCGGCATCGCCCTGACCTCCAGCCTGGGCCTCAAAGGCCCGTCGCTGACCGGCTTCGCCTTCGCCCTCGCGGCCCTTCTGCCGCTGGGCCTGCTGGCCGCCTCCCACCGCAAGCCGGAATCAGCGCAGAACTGA